A single Homalodisca vitripennis isolate AUS2020 unplaced genomic scaffold, UT_GWSS_2.1 ScUCBcl_7012;HRSCAF=14510, whole genome shotgun sequence DNA region contains:
- the LOC124374016 gene encoding extensin-like gives KSAPHLPPPLTTPAPTLPILNPLSLGATLLQHPTTPPPPPNSNPQPTNPPLTLQPNLTQPPPPTLTIPPNTTLPPPAHYSPDSNTIPIPQPHLNYPTHSVPYLRHPSESSHSTPLRLYPHTPTNTPPTHHTPHLPPHPPLPSHIHLIKHIQPPTNLPRLSPPPPHPTSTTHQTPPHLPSHPPPHPTFIQLPLHPSPTHSQHTPHPHPHRAQNPPLPTLPPPSPPPPPHTTEPSSHFHPSNHTHPPPPRPPTQHTHLHESNPPPAPTTLPTTPHSTPPTSRHSLPPTPPTTPSRPPPHSPHPPTNSLPTNPQLRNPPTPAPYPPQNTPNPTHTLKGPPLPTPPHHSHYTQPLTLPATHLNPHQPTATHPHHPPPPLPPPHPHSHPHQLHPNPFPHSHSPTTPPYTPKTPPSTNHSTYPIAPSTQNPLPPNPKPHPHLNPTHPPLHPPTPKPNYPTPLPPLPQTHLHPPHPPPILTTTPPNPHHRTLQPPHTTHLTHKPHTTTPPPTNLPYTVLPPPLSTHPRNLPSPPPPPTPHPHTPTHTTPPSPTTTHTYAPQLHTTRPPPPPDPFPTPPPPDYLTPY, from the exons AAAATCCGCACCCCACCTACCACCTCCGTTAACCACACCTGCGCCCACCTTACCCATCCTCAACCCTCTCTCCTTAGGGGCTACTCTACTACAGCACCCCACCACCCCCCCTCCGCCTCCCAACTCCAACCCCCAACCCACCAACCCCCCCCTCACACTACAACCAAACCTTACCCAGCCACCTCCCCCTACACTCACAATACCCCCCAACACCACACTCCCACCCCCCGCCCACTACTCCCCCGACTCCAACACAATCCCCATACCACAACCCCATCTTAACTACCCAACCCATTCAGTCCC GTACCTACGACACCCGAGCGAATCGTCCCACTCCACCCCCCTCCGCCTATACCCCCACACCCCTACAAACACCCCACCTACCCACCACACCCCGCACCTTCCTCCACACCCACCCCTACCCTCACACATCCACCTGATTAAGCACATCCAACCCCCAACCAACCTTCCACGACTATCTCCACCTCCCCCTCACCCCACTTCCACCACTCACCAAACCCCACCACACCTCCCCTCAcacccacccccccaccccaccTTCATCCAACTCCCCCTACACCCATCACCAACCCACTCCCAACACACCCCACACCCTCACCCCCACCGAGCACAAAACCCCCCTCTCCCTACATTACCTCCCCCCTCACCACCACCCCCACCCCACACCACCGAACCATCCTCACACTTCCACCCCTCAAACCACACGCACCCCCCCCCACCCCGACCCCCTACCCAACACACCCACCTACACGAATCCAACCCCCCACCCGCCCCAACCACTCTTCCTACAACCCCCCACTCCACTCCCCCCACCTCCCGCCACTCCCTCCCACCCACCCCCCCTACCACACCATCACGCCCCCCACCCcactccccccacccccccactaATTCCCTCCCCACCAACCCACAACTACGAAATCCACCAACTCCCGCCCCCTATCCACCCCAAAACACCCCAAATCCAACACACACCCTCAAAGGCCCACcactccccacccccccccaccactCCCACTACACCCAACCACTCACGCTACCCGCGACCCACCTAAACCCCCACCAACCTACCGCCACACACCctcaccacccccccccccccctccctcccccccACCCACACTCCCACCCCCACCAGCTCCACCCGAACCCCTTTCCCCACAGCCACTCACCCACCACACCACCCTatacccccaaaacccccccatCTACCAACCACAGCACCTACCCAATCGCACCCTCAACCCAAAACCCCCTCCCCCCCAACCCAAAACCCCACCCCCACCTAAACCCCACCCACCCACCCCTCCACCCCCCTACACCCAAACCCAACTACCCTACCCCACTCCCACCACTCCCACAAACACACCTACACCCACCACACCCTCCGCCCATCCTGACCACAACACCTCCTAACCCACACCACCGAACCCTACAACCCCCACACACCACACACCTCACCCACAAACCACACACCACCACACCCCCCCCCACCAACCTACCCTACACCGTCCTCCCACCCCCCCTCTCTACTCACCCACGTAATCTACCCTCACCacctcccccccccaccccccaccctcACACACCCACTCACACTACCCCACCCTCACCCACCACCACACACACCTACGCCCCACAACTACACACCACCCGCCCCCCCCCACCACCAGACCCATTCCCCACACCACCCCCCCCCGACTATCTCACTCCATACTAA